Genomic window (Nisaea sp.):
TTGCCGACGAGTTCGGCTTTGAGGCGCTCTACATGACCGGCTATGGCGCGGTTGGCTCCCATCTCGGGCTGCCCGACGCCGGGCTCGCCAGCTACACCGACATGGTCGGCCGGGTAAAGGTGCTGGCCGATACGGTCTTGGCGCCGCTGGTCGCGGATGGCGATACCGGCTATGGCGGTCTGCTGAATGTGCAGCACACGGTGCGCGGTTACGAGGCTGCGGGTGCGGCTGGTATCCAGCTTGAGGACCAGGAGTTCCCAAAGAAATGCGGGCACACGCCGAACCGGAAGGTCATTCCGCTCGAGGACATGGTGCAGAAGATCAAGGTTGCGGTGGAAAGCCGGGACAACCCGGATTTTGCCATCGTCGCCCGCACCGACGCGCGCACCAATTACGGGCTCGACGAAGCCCTGCGCCGGGGTGAGGCTTTCGCCAAGGCGGGGGCGGATGTGCTCTTCATCGAGGCCCCGGAAACGGTCGAGGAGATGGAGAAGATCTGCGCCAGCTTCGACAAACCGCTTCTGGTCAATGTGGTCGAAGGCGGGAAGACACCGGTGCTGAGCGCGGAAGAGTATACCGATCTCGGTTATTCCATGGCGATCTATCCGGGCACCGGCTTCCTGGCCATGGGCGCGGCGCTGCGCTCCGTTTATGGGCGGCTGAAAGAGACCGGCTCAAGCAAGGGTGCCTCCCAGAAGCTGGACGATTTTGGCGCTTTCTCCCGGACGATGGGTTTCGGTGACGTCTGGGACTTCGAGAAGGCGCACGCGCAGGACTGATATGTGGCGGCGCCTTGCCGCATCGTGGAAGTCGATTTGTCATGGTGGAAGAATGCGCCAGACTCCGCGCACAGTTTTTGTCAGGAGTTAAGTGATGGCTGCCGTGTCGCCAAGTGATGGGGATCTGGCCGTGCGCCTTGAGCGCGCGTTGCAGGGAGAGGTGCTATTCGACCGCTTTTCCCGGGGCCGTTATTCGACCGATGCCTCGATCTATCAGGTTGAGCCGGTCGGCGTCGTCATCCCGAAGAATCAGGCCGACTTGATTGCCGCCATGGAGATCGCGCGGGAGAACGGAGTCTCCTTGCTGCCGCGCGGCGGCGGTACCAGTCAGTGCGGGCAGACGGTGAACGAGTCTCTGGTGCTCGACTGCTCGAAGCACCTGAACAGGATCATCGAAATCGATCCGGAGAACATGCGTGCGGTTGTCGAGCCGGGCATTGCGCTCGACCATCTGAACGCGGCTCTGAAGCCCTACGGACTGTTCTTCCCCGTCGATGTCTCGACCGCCAGCCGGGCCACCATCGGCGGCATGACAGCGAACAATTCCTGCGGCGGCCGCTCGATCCACTACGGCATCATGGTGGACAATGTGCTCTCCATCGATGCCGTGCTGCCAACCGGAGAGCAACTTCATTTCGGACCGGTGCCGGGTAATCTCGGCGCCATTGAAACGGAGCCGCGCTACCGCGATCTGGTGCAGGAAATGCGCGCTATCGCCGATCGTGAAGGTGGCGAGATTGCTGCGAAATTCCCGAAGCTCATGCGCCGGGTCGGCGGCTACAACATCAACACGATCAATTCCGCCG
Coding sequences:
- a CDS encoding isocitrate lyase/PEP mutase family protein; protein product: MTRLLDLIKPGKLLIAPGIFDGISARIADEFGFEALYMTGYGAVGSHLGLPDAGLASYTDMVGRVKVLADTVLAPLVADGDTGYGGLLNVQHTVRGYEAAGAAGIQLEDQEFPKKCGHTPNRKVIPLEDMVQKIKVAVESRDNPDFAIVARTDARTNYGLDEALRRGEAFAKAGADVLFIEAPETVEEMEKICASFDKPLLVNVVEGGKTPVLSAEEYTDLGYSMAIYPGTGFLAMGAALRSVYGRLKETGSSKGASQKLDDFGAFSRTMGFGDVWDFEKAHAQD